One genomic region from Pseudoduganella lutea encodes:
- a CDS encoding type II secretion system F family protein — protein MTNVQILILAAVFVLIFGAAVLAMLVLTRDPVKHRLSALDERDSSAASSTGSPARDWLQRLSQLAEPLAKLSVPAEGWENSPVRLRFINAGWRGPSTPGLFHAGKTALAIGLPLATWLLLGSDPQHDGSMTFLGVALAAACGYYAPDLVLRRRIANRQREIFESFPDALDLMTVCVEAGLAMDAALARVGAEIGLKSAVLAEELQLVTLELRAGSSKDKALRNLALRTGVEDVDALAKMLIQADRFGTSIGVALRIQSEQLRTRRRQLVEERAAKIATKLLFPLIFFIFPALLVVLLGPSLIQITKAITPVTGLTG, from the coding sequence ATGACTAACGTACAGATCCTGATCCTGGCAGCCGTGTTCGTGCTGATCTTCGGCGCCGCCGTGCTGGCGATGCTCGTGCTGACGCGCGACCCCGTGAAGCACCGGCTCTCCGCGCTGGACGAGCGCGACAGTTCGGCTGCTTCATCAACCGGCTCGCCCGCCCGTGACTGGCTGCAACGCCTGTCGCAACTGGCCGAACCGCTGGCGAAGCTGTCCGTGCCGGCCGAAGGCTGGGAAAACTCGCCCGTGCGGCTGCGTTTCATCAACGCGGGCTGGCGCGGGCCGTCCACGCCGGGCCTGTTCCACGCCGGGAAGACGGCGCTGGCCATCGGCCTGCCACTGGCGACATGGCTGCTGCTGGGCAGCGATCCGCAACACGACGGCAGCATGACTTTCCTGGGCGTGGCCCTGGCCGCCGCCTGCGGCTACTACGCGCCCGACCTCGTGCTGCGGCGCCGCATCGCCAACCGCCAGCGCGAGATCTTCGAGTCGTTTCCCGATGCGCTGGACCTGATGACCGTGTGCGTGGAAGCGGGCCTGGCGATGGATGCCGCGCTGGCCCGTGTAGGCGCGGAAATCGGCTTGAAGAGCGCTGTGCTGGCCGAAGAGCTGCAACTGGTGACGCTGGAACTGCGCGCTGGCAGCAGCAAGGACAAGGCGCTGCGCAACCTGGCCCTGCGCACCGGCGTGGAAGACGTTGACGCGCTGGCGAAGATGCTGATCCAGGCGGACCGCTTCGGCACGAGCATCGGCGTGGCACTGCGCATCCAGTCGGAGCAGCTGCGCACGCGGCGGCGCCAGCTGGTGGAGGAACGAGCCGCGAAGATCGCCACGAAACTGCTGTTCCCGCTGATCTTCTTCATTTTCCCGGCCCTGCTGGTGGTGCTGCTGGGACCGTCCCTCATCCAGATCACGAAGGCGATCACGCCGGTGACCGGCCTGACGGGGTAA
- a CDS encoding type II secretion system F family protein, translated as MNTTFALFVVLLFAAVALLVWGVYTGWMAHRDPEAERVARRLRGIIGGEIRESDVTIVKERRLSESAEVDALLRRLPGIRLLDRMLMQAGARYLAARLVAYCTVGFLAGALLAAWLALPLYALPLAGAAGASLPLLHLGRARERRLARFERQLPEALDMMSRAMRAGHAFPTAVKLVGDEIAAPLGEEFKAAFDEVNFGIGMGDALNNLAQRVPSMDLQYFVVAVLIQRETGGNLTELLSSISAIIRDRHRLLGQVQVLSAEGRMSAWILCLLPFGAGAMMYAANPESMSVLATDPGGRKLVGIAALMMVIGVLAIRKIIRIRV; from the coding sequence ATGAACACCACGTTCGCGCTGTTCGTGGTGCTGCTGTTCGCCGCCGTGGCGCTGCTGGTCTGGGGTGTCTACACGGGCTGGATGGCGCACCGCGACCCGGAGGCAGAGCGCGTGGCGCGCCGCCTGCGCGGCATCATCGGCGGCGAAATACGGGAATCCGACGTCACCATCGTCAAGGAGCGCCGGCTCAGCGAGAGCGCCGAGGTGGATGCGCTGCTGCGCCGGCTGCCCGGCATCCGCCTGCTGGACCGCATGCTGATGCAGGCCGGGGCGCGCTACCTGGCGGCGCGCCTGGTGGCTTACTGTACCGTGGGCTTCCTGGCCGGCGCGCTGCTTGCGGCCTGGCTGGCCTTGCCGCTCTACGCCCTGCCACTGGCCGGCGCGGCGGGCGCCAGCCTGCCGTTGCTGCACCTGGGGCGCGCACGCGAGCGGCGCCTTGCCCGTTTCGAGCGCCAGCTGCCCGAAGCGCTGGACATGATGAGCCGCGCCATGCGTGCCGGCCACGCGTTCCCCACCGCCGTGAAGCTGGTCGGCGACGAGATCGCCGCGCCGCTCGGCGAGGAATTCAAGGCGGCGTTCGACGAAGTGAACTTCGGCATCGGCATGGGCGACGCCCTGAACAACCTGGCCCAGCGCGTGCCCAGCATGGACCTGCAGTATTTCGTCGTGGCCGTGCTGATCCAGCGCGAGACGGGCGGCAACCTGACGGAACTGCTGTCCTCCATCAGCGCCATCATCCGCGACCGCCACCGCCTGCTGGGGCAGGTGCAGGTGCTGTCGGCCGAAGGCCGCATGTCGGCCTGGATCCTGTGCCTGCTGCCGTTCGGCGCGGGCGCCATGATGTATGCGGCCAATCCGGAATCGATGTCCGTGCTGGCCACCGACCCTGGCGGCCGCAAGCTGGTCGGCATTGCCGCGCTGATGATGGTCATCGGCGTGCTGGCGATCCGCAAGATCATCCGCATCCGCGTGTGA
- a CDS encoding CpaF family protein yields the protein MNMPSSSLRERLGNGAPRPTAQRGAIDNRAYHQLKSRIHEALLDRIDLESMQRLSQDQIRQELRILVERLLEEEMVVINDAERKTLTRDIQNEMLGFGPLEPLLEDPTVSDILVNTHKQVYVERRGRLELTDVTFTDDAHLMKIIDKIVSRVGRRIDESSPMVDARLPDGSRVNAIIPPLAIDGPVMSIRRFSADPLRLADLVSYGSMTADMAEVLQGLGKAKVNILISGGTGSGKTTMLNVISGFISQNERIVTVEDAAELQLQQPHVVRLETRPANIEGKGEVTQRALVRNALRMRPDRIILGEVRGAEALDMLGAMNTGHEGSMATIHANTPRDALTRLENMVSMAAATLPAKAMRQQISSAVGVVVQVSRLTDGKRKVLSISEVTGMEGDVITMQEIFSFKQTGVTDDGAVQGHFTASGVRPRFSERLRTFGVTLSPAVFEPRMEIAR from the coding sequence ATGAACATGCCCTCCTCTTCCCTGCGCGAACGCCTCGGCAATGGCGCGCCGCGCCCCACCGCGCAGCGCGGCGCGATCGACAACCGCGCCTATCACCAGCTCAAGAGCCGCATCCATGAAGCCCTGCTCGACCGGATCGACCTGGAAAGCATGCAGCGCCTGTCGCAGGACCAGATCCGCCAGGAGCTGCGCATCCTCGTCGAGCGCCTGCTCGAGGAAGAGATGGTGGTCATCAACGATGCCGAGCGCAAGACCCTCACGCGCGACATCCAGAACGAGATGCTCGGCTTCGGCCCGCTGGAGCCGCTGCTGGAAGACCCCACCGTGTCCGACATCCTCGTCAACACGCACAAGCAGGTGTACGTGGAACGGCGCGGCCGCCTGGAGCTGACCGACGTGACGTTTACCGACGATGCGCACCTGATGAAGATCATCGACAAGATCGTGTCGCGCGTGGGCCGCCGTATCGACGAATCGAGCCCGATGGTCGATGCGCGCCTGCCGGACGGCTCGCGCGTCAACGCCATCATCCCGCCGCTGGCGATCGACGGCCCGGTGATGTCGATCCGGCGCTTCTCGGCCGACCCGCTGCGCCTGGCCGACCTGGTCTCCTACGGCAGCATGACGGCCGACATGGCCGAGGTGCTGCAGGGCCTGGGCAAGGCCAAGGTGAACATCCTGATCTCGGGCGGCACGGGCAGCGGCAAGACCACGATGCTGAACGTGATCTCCGGCTTCATCAGCCAGAACGAGCGCATCGTCACGGTGGAAGACGCCGCCGAACTGCAGCTGCAGCAGCCGCACGTGGTGCGCCTCGAAACGCGCCCCGCCAATATCGAGGGCAAGGGCGAAGTCACGCAGCGCGCGCTGGTGCGCAATGCGCTGCGAATGCGCCCGGACCGCATCATCCTGGGCGAGGTGCGCGGCGCCGAGGCGCTGGACATGCTGGGCGCGATGAACACGGGCCACGAAGGCTCGATGGCGACGATCCACGCGAATACCCCGCGCGATGCGCTGACGCGCCTGGAAAACATGGTGAGCATGGCGGCCGCCACGCTGCCGGCGAAGGCGATGCGCCAGCAGATCAGTTCCGCTGTCGGCGTCGTGGTGCAGGTATCGCGCCTGACCGACGGCAAGCGCAAGGTGCTGTCGATCTCCGAGGTGACGGGCATGGAAGGCGATGTCATCACGATGCAGGAGATCTTCTCGTTCAAGCAGACCGGGGTGACCGACGACGGCGCCGTGCAGGGCCACTTCACGGCCAGCGGCGTGCGGCCACGGTTCTCCGAGCGGCTGCGCACGTTCGGCGTGACGCTGTCGCCGGCCGTGTTCGAACCGCGCATGGAAATCGCGCGATGA
- a CDS encoding AAA family ATPase, which yields MKIAVLSRDDRHLIEVARQLRNRPGTDEVDMIAGTPARLTTLADDAVPDVLVVDQPRADEGELDQLERLGHLFPRMAFIVLTGDLSQEFLLRAMRAGVREVLPANPAAAALEQALDRVAEKLGTQGGTNGKVLAFISCKGGSGSTFLATNLAYALSAGGTKRVALIDMNLQFGDASLFVSDIKPLATLSDVATQIHRLDPSFLASSMVSVTPNYSVLAAPSDPAHASDVKPEHIDAIVKLARRQYDFIVLDVGRSLDPVSIRALDHADTIYPVLQMTLPYIRDGKRLLTVFRNLDYGKDKIELIVNRHDKNSDIRLKDLEDAFETNVLRTMPNHYDAAAKSVNQGVPVTRLVPDSPLSAALEDMARGLTGEATPQQAGSLISRLFGRRAA from the coding sequence ATGAAAATCGCAGTCCTGTCGCGTGACGACCGCCACCTGATCGAGGTGGCGCGCCAGTTGCGCAACCGCCCCGGCACCGACGAGGTAGACATGATCGCCGGCACGCCGGCACGCCTGACCACGCTGGCCGACGATGCCGTGCCCGACGTGCTCGTGGTGGACCAGCCGCGCGCCGACGAAGGGGAGCTGGACCAGCTCGAGCGCCTCGGCCACCTGTTCCCGCGAATGGCGTTCATCGTGCTGACGGGCGACCTGTCGCAGGAATTCCTGCTGCGCGCCATGCGCGCCGGCGTGCGCGAAGTGCTGCCGGCGAATCCGGCCGCCGCCGCGCTGGAACAGGCGCTCGACCGCGTGGCCGAGAAGCTGGGCACGCAGGGCGGCACGAACGGCAAGGTGCTGGCCTTCATTTCCTGCAAGGGCGGCAGCGGTTCCACCTTCCTGGCCACGAACCTGGCCTACGCACTCTCCGCCGGCGGCACCAAGCGCGTGGCGCTGATCGACATGAACCTGCAGTTCGGCGATGCGTCGCTGTTCGTTTCCGACATCAAGCCGCTGGCGACCCTGTCGGACGTGGCCACGCAGATCCACCGTCTCGATCCGTCGTTCCTCGCCTCGAGTATGGTCAGCGTGACGCCGAACTACAGCGTGCTGGCGGCGCCTTCGGACCCCGCCCACGCGAGCGACGTGAAGCCCGAGCACATCGACGCCATCGTCAAGCTGGCACGCCGCCAGTACGACTTCATCGTGCTGGACGTGGGCCGCAGCCTGGACCCGGTGAGCATCCGCGCGCTCGACCATGCCGACACGATCTACCCGGTGCTGCAGATGACGCTGCCGTACATCCGCGACGGCAAGCGCCTGCTGACCGTGTTCCGCAACCTGGACTACGGCAAGGACAAGATCGAACTGATCGTCAACCGGCACGACAAGAACAGCGATATCCGCCTGAAGGATCTCGAGGATGCGTTCGAGACGAACGTGCTGCGCACGATGCCGAACCATTACGACGCGGCCGCGAAGTCCGTCAACCAGGGCGTGCCGGTGACGCGCCTGGTGCCCGACAGCCCCCTGTCGGCGGCGCTCGAAGACATGGCCCGCGGCCTCACCGGGGAAGCCACACCGCAGCAGGCCGGCAGCCTGATCTCGCGCCTGTTCGGGCGCCGCGCCGCCTGA